One Planctomycetaceae bacterium DNA window includes the following coding sequences:
- the ilvN gene encoding acetolactate synthase small subunit, with amino-acid sequence MRHVLSALVMNQPGVLAHISGMLASRAYNIDSLAVGATENPEFSRITFVVNGDEKMLDQVRKQLEKVITVVTVQDFSSSDFVERDLMLIKVSTSNGRRSEIRELVDIFRGRIVDVGAAHVMIEISGRENKIEAFVDRMREFGILEMVRTGRVAMLRDRTITDELPASVMEQASESV; translated from the coding sequence ATGCGTCACGTACTTTCTGCCCTGGTAATGAATCAGCCCGGCGTTCTCGCTCACATCTCCGGAATGCTGGCTTCGCGCGCGTACAACATTGATAGTCTCGCTGTCGGCGCGACGGAGAACCCTGAGTTCTCCCGAATCACGTTTGTCGTCAATGGCGACGAGAAGATGCTTGATCAGGTGCGCAAACAGTTGGAGAAGGTCATCACTGTCGTCACTGTGCAGGATTTCTCCAGCAGCGATTTTGTTGAACGAGACTTGATGTTGATCAAGGTCAGCACATCAAATGGCCGCCGCAGTGAGATTCGCGAACTGGTGGACATTTTCCGCGGTCGCATCGTTGATGTTGGCGCTGCCCATGTGATGATTGAGATTTCCGGCCGCGAGAATAAGATCGAAGCGTTCGTCGATCGTATGCGGGAATTCGGAATTCTTGAGATGGTGCGTACCGGCCGTGTAGCGATGCTTCGCGATCGTACGATTACCGACGAACTCCCTGCAAGCGTGATGGAACAGGCCTCGGAGTCTGTTTGA
- the queF gene encoding preQ(1) synthase, with protein MSMTFSDPDRNTLETFENPFPQRDFLIETVCPEFTSLCPKTGHPDYGTITITYIADQKCFELKSLKLYLQQYRNHGAFYEKVTNLILDDLVAVTEPRWMKIEAAFTPRGGIRTTVHVEHGKKP; from the coding sequence ATGTCAATGACGTTTTCTGATCCGGACAGGAACACTCTGGAGACATTCGAAAACCCGTTTCCACAGCGCGACTTTCTAATAGAAACCGTCTGCCCGGAATTTACGTCATTGTGCCCGAAGACAGGTCATCCTGACTACGGAACAATAACAATTACCTACATTGCAGATCAAAAGTGTTTTGAACTGAAGTCGCTCAAACTTTACCTGCAGCAATACCGCAATCACGGTGCATTCTATGAAAAAGTCACCAATCTGATTCTGGACGATCTTGTAGCGGTCACTGAGCCGCGATGGATGAAAATTGAAGCGGCATTCACCCCCCGGGGCGGGATCCGCACCACGGTGCACGTCGAGCATGGTAAAAAACCATAG
- a CDS encoding glutamine synthetase adenylyltransferase has protein sequence MFPRFDKLTVGHREANVRYLLAAGYDDPESACRELETLRSLSAEQPPGGFREDPAWYVTLERVLRDAPLRDRVLHSVTQFVANAIPHFDPFSLFGGTPRALEVLARIACGSPFLTQTLVADPDSLNTLIKGGGVSEVKSREQFSQEAFVAIEQYCSKEKSPADGHTPGGINPESLKRQRKLAALRRFHRRELLRISMCDLFGLMDLRFVTLQLSLLADAMVQVCLQLAAAECGADAQSMVVIALGKHGGEELNYSSDIDLILISDEEAGVTQKIARLTIDGLADNVSPGFLYRVDLRLRPWGDAGPLVSTIDAYCSYLQTDAALWEKQALLKARVVAGNSELGGEFLRRIRPLLLQEPESVIRTSIQQMKERIEQRLRQRGRLDVEVKLGIGSIRDVEFLVQYLQLAHGSAEPRILSFNTLDSLVRLTEFGLISPKWYRQLRAGYVFLRTVEHSLQLLHNQQTHELPAELPQREWLAYRLDYPGEETLFRRFNEHRTSIRNIFDECLRNVETEGMVGDNAALPPISSGGELLRTSPPEEGPDSGSASCTPDVVATPSTSVRAEQLLQRYQLSVEDLSSPAVFLQKSAKGAELVILGTATSGWLSVITGLIASRDLNILQGEAGIFESAANGESPVKDFFYFQMTVEPSGSFEAAGYKSFSETVNDPHAFANSLSSEIQSLFEQVENGNIQRVRNHLIERFCRTMTAAQNSVSVTGAAASKSGNTGLHLADMQIDVIPDDAAQETRLEISGTDTPGFLFEMSNALSISQFRIVRSIVASEGNQVRDTIDITEKDRTPVIRDERLEELRVFIALIKQFTHWLPTTSDPQKALIRFRELLARLQPSASSVQNIEAMRNPGVLHAIARVLGISQFLWEDFLRARHDELLPLLTNVAALNDRISREELSRQLNDEMNALYVQDPWQRLNTFKDRHLFRIDMRHVLGHCHPFGAFSEEITELAELVVERAFLIAGRQLEKEYGTPELIHSGREHCPYVVAGLGKCGGIEMGYASDIELLLIYHSDGTTNGVNQISTSRFFDLLINAVRSGISARQDGIFHVDLRMRPFGQAGSAAVSLRDFISYYGPNGPAWPYERQGLVKLRLLMGDREFSEEVIRTCHEVIYARDTFDFSAMRAMRERQIRQLVRGGSINAKLSDGGLVDLEYAVQAIQISFGKEIPELRHSNTLTALRRTARLGLIAPEQFSQIETAYVFLRELIDCLRMVRGNARDLTVPEPDSDDFLQLQRRMKSIHHTGFTLEALDTQMQAVRNFSHSVEQHCRAMRPARS, from the coding sequence ATGTTTCCACGATTTGACAAGCTGACAGTCGGGCACAGAGAAGCAAATGTCCGTTATTTGCTGGCCGCTGGATACGATGATCCGGAATCGGCCTGCAGGGAACTTGAAACCCTGCGAAGCTTGAGTGCCGAGCAGCCGCCCGGTGGATTCAGAGAAGATCCTGCCTGGTATGTAACTCTGGAGCGTGTACTGCGTGACGCCCCGCTTCGAGACCGTGTGCTCCATTCCGTGACACAGTTCGTCGCAAACGCAATTCCTCATTTCGACCCATTCTCTCTGTTCGGGGGGACCCCCAGAGCGCTCGAAGTGCTCGCAAGGATCGCATGCGGCAGTCCGTTCCTCACGCAAACGCTTGTCGCAGATCCGGACTCGCTGAATACGCTCATCAAGGGCGGAGGAGTATCAGAGGTCAAATCGCGAGAGCAATTCAGTCAGGAAGCTTTTGTCGCCATTGAACAATACTGCTCGAAAGAAAAAAGTCCTGCCGATGGACATACGCCTGGTGGCATCAATCCTGAAAGTTTAAAGCGTCAGAGGAAACTCGCCGCTCTGCGCAGGTTCCACCGCCGCGAACTGCTGCGGATTAGCATGTGCGACCTGTTTGGACTGATGGATCTGCGCTTTGTCACTCTGCAGTTGTCGCTGCTGGCCGATGCTATGGTGCAGGTTTGCCTTCAACTTGCGGCAGCAGAATGCGGTGCGGACGCCCAGTCGATGGTTGTCATCGCACTCGGCAAACATGGCGGCGAAGAACTGAACTACAGTTCGGACATCGATCTGATTCTGATCAGCGATGAAGAGGCTGGCGTGACCCAGAAAATTGCCCGCCTGACAATAGATGGACTTGCAGACAATGTTTCTCCCGGCTTCCTTTATCGTGTCGATCTTCGGCTGCGACCCTGGGGAGATGCTGGACCGCTTGTCAGCACGATCGACGCATATTGTTCGTACCTTCAAACCGATGCCGCACTCTGGGAAAAACAGGCACTGCTGAAAGCACGCGTTGTCGCTGGTAATAGTGAGTTGGGAGGGGAATTCCTCCGCCGCATTCGTCCACTTCTGCTGCAGGAGCCCGAATCGGTGATTCGCACCAGCATCCAGCAGATGAAGGAACGCATTGAACAGCGGCTGAGACAAAGAGGGCGGCTCGATGTCGAAGTGAAGCTGGGCATTGGATCCATTCGTGATGTTGAGTTTCTGGTTCAGTATCTGCAATTGGCACATGGATCAGCAGAGCCCCGAATTCTGAGCTTCAACACGCTCGATTCCCTTGTACGTCTCACGGAATTTGGACTAATCAGCCCGAAGTGGTACCGACAGCTTCGGGCGGGGTACGTGTTTCTGAGGACAGTTGAGCATTCTTTGCAACTGCTGCACAACCAGCAGACACATGAGCTGCCAGCAGAATTACCACAAAGAGAGTGGCTTGCCTATCGCCTGGATTATCCCGGCGAAGAGACTCTGTTCCGGCGTTTCAATGAGCATCGAACGTCGATCCGAAACATCTTCGATGAGTGCCTTCGGAATGTCGAAACCGAAGGAATGGTGGGCGACAATGCGGCGCTTCCACCGATCAGCTCCGGCGGCGAATTGCTGAGAACGTCCCCCCCAGAAGAAGGCCCGGATTCCGGGAGTGCTTCCTGTACTCCGGACGTCGTGGCAACTCCTTCAACAAGTGTGCGTGCTGAACAATTGCTGCAGCGTTACCAGCTTTCAGTGGAGGATCTCTCGTCTCCGGCAGTCTTTCTTCAGAAGTCTGCGAAAGGTGCAGAACTGGTTATTCTGGGAACTGCAACGTCCGGTTGGCTGTCGGTCATTACGGGACTCATTGCCAGCAGAGATCTGAATATTCTTCAGGGAGAAGCAGGTATTTTTGAGTCGGCCGCCAACGGCGAGTCCCCCGTCAAAGATTTCTTCTATTTCCAGATGACAGTGGAACCATCCGGCAGTTTCGAGGCCGCCGGATACAAATCTTTCAGCGAAACCGTGAATGATCCGCATGCATTTGCCAACTCGCTGTCATCTGAAATCCAGTCGCTGTTTGAGCAGGTGGAGAATGGGAACATTCAACGGGTCCGAAACCATCTAATCGAACGCTTCTGCCGGACGATGACTGCCGCCCAGAATTCGGTCTCGGTGACCGGTGCTGCAGCATCCAAATCGGGCAATACCGGCCTGCATCTGGCGGATATGCAGATTGATGTCATCCCTGACGACGCTGCTCAGGAAACACGCCTTGAGATCAGTGGGACCGATACGCCCGGATTTTTGTTTGAAATGTCCAATGCCCTTTCGATCAGCCAGTTCCGAATCGTTCGGTCAATCGTGGCTTCTGAAGGTAACCAGGTTCGAGACACCATCGACATTACGGAGAAGGATCGCACGCCGGTCATTCGTGATGAAAGACTGGAAGAATTGCGGGTGTTTATTGCATTGATCAAGCAGTTCACTCACTGGCTTCCAACGACATCTGATCCCCAGAAAGCCCTGATTCGATTTCGCGAGTTACTGGCAAGACTGCAGCCGTCAGCCTCATCTGTTCAGAATATCGAAGCAATGAGAAATCCAGGGGTGTTGCATGCAATTGCACGTGTCCTGGGAATTAGTCAGTTTCTCTGGGAAGACTTTCTTCGCGCACGGCACGACGAGCTTCTTCCGCTGCTGACCAATGTTGCTGCTCTGAATGATCGAATTTCACGAGAAGAATTAAGCCGGCAGCTGAACGATGAAATGAACGCCCTGTACGTTCAGGATCCATGGCAAAGACTGAATACATTCAAAGATCGACATCTGTTTCGCATTGACATGCGGCATGTGCTGGGACACTGCCATCCTTTCGGCGCATTCTCTGAAGAAATCACTGAGCTTGCTGAACTGGTCGTCGAACGGGCGTTCCTGATCGCTGGACGACAACTTGAAAAAGAATATGGAACGCCGGAACTGATTCATTCGGGGCGAGAACACTGCCCATATGTGGTCGCCGGACTTGGGAAATGCGGCGGCATTGAGATGGGTTACGCATCCGATATCGAATTGTTACTGATCTATCATTCCGACGGGACAACAAACGGCGTAAACCAAATCTCCACGTCTCGTTTCTTCGACTTACTGATCAATGCCGTTCGATCAGGGATTTCTGCTCGTCAGGACGGCATCTTTCACGTTGACCTGCGAATGCGCCCGTTTGGTCAGGCTGGATCGGCAGCAGTGTCACTGAGAGACTTTATCTCGTACTACGGGCCGAATGGGCCAGCCTGGCCGTATGAACGTCAGGGGCTGGTCAAGCTTCGACTGCTGATGGGGGATCGTGAGTTCTCTGAAGAAGTCATTCGAACGTGTCATGAAGTGATCTACGCGCGGGATACGTTTGACTTTTCTGCCATGCGGGCAATGCGTGAGAGACAGATTCGTCAACTTGTGCGAGGCGGCAGCATCAATGCAAAGCTCAGCGACGGAGGACTGGTGGATCTGGAATATGCAGTGCAGGCCATCCAGATTTCCTTTGGCAAGGAGATCCCTGAATTACGCCACAGCAATACGCTGACCGCCCTCCGACGAACTGCTCGTCTTGGATTAATCGCACCGGAACAGTTCTCTCAGATTGAAACAGCTTACGTCTTTCTGCGGGAATTGATTGACTGCCTTCGAATGGTTCGAGGAAATGCTCGAGATCTAACCGTTCCCGAACCAGATTCGGATGACTTCCTCCAGCTTCAGCGTCGAATGAAGTCAATCCACCACACCGGCTTCACTCTGGAAGCCCTGGACACGCAAATGCAGGCCGTCAGAAATTTTAGTCACAGTGTCGAACAGCATTGTCGGGCGATGCGACCTGCCAGATCTTAA
- a CDS encoding thioredoxin domain-containing protein, with protein MTSMLFVAAFSFHQVIFLASSRLLLDNVADPNVDRTDQQVEQSSGMPDSALPGTWLLSFEEAEKIAIRQQVPLIVHFEASWCGPCRQMESSVLNKAAVQDQLKHRFVGVRVDADHHSDLVSRFGVASLPTEVIISHDGRELARYVGVTSLDSYIARLNDLAGHSNPQKSAGSKADDESNRSCLIVRHDGKMVGLGGFSPVALIGEKVWEKGTEQFVGTFEDVDYFFRSEFERDRFLNDPQAFLPRLHGCDPVSLYMKNRAEAGSIEYGAFYKGQLYFFASIQNRRTFQRNPDFYAGGVMRDYIDNSEQFPFIDSTILE; from the coding sequence ATGACCAGCATGCTATTCGTGGCAGCATTTTCGTTTCATCAGGTCATTTTTCTGGCATCCAGCAGGCTCCTGCTGGACAACGTTGCAGACCCGAACGTTGACCGAACGGACCAGCAAGTCGAACAATCATCGGGAATGCCGGATTCCGCGCTTCCCGGAACCTGGCTGCTCTCTTTCGAAGAGGCAGAGAAAATCGCTATCCGTCAGCAGGTTCCGCTGATTGTCCACTTCGAGGCTTCCTGGTGTGGACCGTGTCGACAAATGGAGTCTTCCGTGCTGAACAAGGCTGCAGTGCAGGATCAGCTGAAGCACCGATTTGTGGGGGTCCGCGTGGATGCAGATCATCACAGCGACCTCGTCTCCCGCTTTGGCGTTGCGTCTCTTCCAACCGAAGTGATCATATCTCATGATGGTCGTGAGCTGGCTCGCTATGTGGGAGTGACCTCACTGGATTCCTACATCGCTCGCTTGAACGATCTGGCCGGGCATTCGAACCCTCAGAAGTCTGCAGGTTCTAAGGCTGACGACGAATCAAACCGCTCCTGTCTGATTGTTCGACACGATGGCAAGATGGTTGGCCTTGGTGGCTTCTCACCTGTCGCACTGATTGGGGAGAAGGTCTGGGAAAAAGGTACCGAGCAATTCGTTGGAACCTTCGAAGACGTTGACTACTTTTTTCGTTCCGAATTCGAACGGGACCGATTCCTGAACGATCCCCAGGCATTCCTGCCAAGACTTCATGGCTGCGACCCGGTTTCGCTCTACATGAAAAACCGTGCAGAGGCAGGCTCAATCGAATATGGAGCCTTCTACAAGGGCCAGCTGTACTTTTTTGCGAGCATTCAAAACCGTCGCACATTTCAGCGAAACCCGGATTTCTACGCCGGGGGCGTTATGCGGGACTACATCGACAATTCGGAACAGTTCCCGTTCATCGATTCGACGATTCTTGAATGA
- the cysC gene encoding adenylyl-sulfate kinase, whose protein sequence is MTEQKATNVTWHDHQVTKEERQKLNGHKGAVLWFTGLSGCGKSTVANAVDAILHSRGIHTFVLDGDNIRMGLNKNLGFSPEDRTENIRRIGEVSKLFCHAATIVSTAFISPYKADRDLVRSVMGEGEFIEIYVNASLETCEARDPKGLYKKARAGEIKGFTGIDAPYEAPDAPELVLDSDSKGIEELANEVIAYLDSKGYFSA, encoded by the coding sequence ATGACCGAACAGAAGGCAACGAACGTAACTTGGCACGACCATCAGGTGACGAAGGAAGAACGTCAGAAACTTAACGGTCACAAAGGTGCCGTGCTGTGGTTCACCGGGCTGAGCGGTTGTGGAAAAAGTACCGTCGCAAACGCAGTAGACGCGATTCTCCACTCCCGGGGAATCCACACGTTCGTGCTTGACGGTGATAACATCCGAATGGGTCTCAACAAGAACCTTGGGTTCTCGCCGGAAGACCGCACCGAAAATATTCGTCGTATCGGCGAGGTCTCCAAGCTGTTTTGCCACGCTGCAACCATTGTCTCAACAGCATTCATTTCTCCCTACAAAGCCGATCGCGATCTGGTTCGATCAGTGATGGGTGAAGGCGAGTTCATTGAAATCTACGTGAACGCAAGCCTGGAAACATGCGAAGCTCGTGATCCAAAAGGGTTGTACAAGAAGGCACGGGCGGGCGAGATCAAAGGGTTCACTGGCATTGATGCCCCCTACGAAGCGCCGGACGCGCCTGAGCTCGTACTCGATTCCGACAGTAAGGGGATTGAAGAACTTGCGAACGAGGTGATTGCTTACCTCGACTCAAAGGGATATTTCTCCGCATAG
- a CDS encoding PSD1 and planctomycete cytochrome C domain-containing protein: MSAINLSSAGSDGTVRAFEQRRTGLTRMKCTQARCVASVVVAIFMLSALSDVNAQDGNRAQVTQSAEIQSAETLFALEIQPLLQRRCFGCHGSDEADREGNLDLTSHESALKGGSSGPIALVPGDSADSLLFQLASGADPDRMMPPKASERLTAEELKLLESWIKQGAPWPSDNEIERIRHESGSGLVVKTSGGLTADWNNRRYEPKHLWAFQALSDSSPPASTISGHSAVPPTISNGIDAFVAQKLMDIGLSPAPVADRRTLIRRVTFDLIGLPPTPDEIEAFLRDTRADSAAFSDVVDRLLDDPRYGEHWARHWLDVARYADTAGLANDFERPNAWRYRDYVVRSFNKDAPYDQFVREQIAGDEQALVTSDGLIAVGFLRMGPWEQTGMSVARLTRQQFLDDVTDIVGQTFLSTPLQCCRCHDHKFDPIPTRDYYAIQAVFASTQFADRDLEFQPVEDPGDITFDRSTLRTQIKSYEASLAAIHQKNVQAERDWYAERGLPYVARSEIKKNSIPPDQIAPRHLGLTTEDFGFERVCRKNLVRHRWELDRYQPIAFSVYSGENIDLRSVSSRISLPENLGSPADPPVTHILIGGSLDAPTEAVTPGVLSCLQQTLTPVEASRGGLRNVGFTIPDTMNGRRAALADWIASPSNVLAMRSIVNRVWAWHFGQGIAGNPNNFGQTGRHPTHPELLDWLVKQFIKDEMRFKSLHRHILLSETWRRSSSHPDPRSVQQLDPNNTSLAVFRVRRLEAEEMRDSILHVSGELNLRMGGVPVRPEINMEAALQPRQIMGTYAPAWQPSARPEQRHRRSIYAMKVRGLKDPTMDVFNQPSPDLSCERRETSTVTPQAFAMMNSSDMQNRAIAWAAELLSSDGRDEPTTLDDGQILEKAFLTAFGRRPDILESNECLSHWRKMTRRHESLSYAAINPPVQITRQAIEEMNGEPFTFTELLESNRHFVADLQFADCDARTRGLAEVCLVLLNSNEFVYID, translated from the coding sequence ATGTCGGCAATCAACCTGTCGTCTGCTGGTAGCGACGGTACCGTGCGTGCGTTCGAACAACGACGCACTGGCCTCACTCGGATGAAATGCACACAAGCCCGCTGCGTCGCATCAGTCGTCGTTGCGATCTTCATGTTATCGGCTTTATCCGACGTGAATGCTCAGGATGGCAACCGAGCGCAAGTCACACAGAGTGCAGAAATACAGAGTGCAGAAACACTGTTTGCACTGGAGATCCAGCCGCTCCTGCAGCGTCGGTGTTTTGGGTGTCATGGCTCGGATGAAGCCGATCGAGAAGGCAACCTGGATCTCACCAGCCATGAGAGCGCATTGAAGGGAGGAAGCTCCGGCCCCATTGCGTTGGTTCCCGGAGACTCGGCAGACAGTCTGCTATTTCAGCTGGCATCCGGGGCGGATCCGGACCGCATGATGCCGCCGAAAGCATCCGAGCGTCTCACCGCGGAAGAGTTGAAGCTTTTGGAAAGCTGGATCAAGCAGGGTGCGCCCTGGCCAAGCGACAACGAAATCGAACGAATTCGCCATGAATCGGGCAGCGGCCTCGTTGTGAAAACCAGCGGTGGCCTCACTGCAGACTGGAATAACCGGCGATACGAGCCAAAACACCTTTGGGCGTTTCAAGCCCTCTCAGACTCCTCACCTCCAGCCAGTACGATTTCCGGGCACTCCGCTGTGCCCCCAACGATCTCAAATGGAATCGATGCCTTTGTTGCTCAAAAGCTGATGGATATCGGTTTATCTCCCGCCCCAGTGGCCGACAGAAGAACATTGATCCGACGGGTCACTTTTGATCTGATCGGCCTGCCCCCAACACCTGACGAGATTGAAGCTTTTCTGCGCGACACTCGCGCTGATTCCGCTGCATTTTCAGATGTCGTGGACCGTTTGCTGGATGATCCCAGATATGGTGAACACTGGGCACGGCACTGGCTGGACGTGGCCAGGTATGCCGACACTGCAGGACTTGCCAACGATTTTGAACGCCCGAATGCCTGGAGATATCGCGACTACGTGGTTCGTTCGTTCAATAAGGATGCGCCTTACGACCAGTTCGTGCGAGAACAGATTGCAGGGGATGAACAGGCTCTGGTGACCAGCGACGGACTGATTGCCGTGGGATTTCTGCGAATGGGGCCTTGGGAACAAACGGGGATGAGCGTAGCTCGGCTGACCCGACAACAGTTTCTGGACGACGTCACAGACATTGTTGGTCAGACTTTCCTTTCAACTCCCCTGCAATGCTGCCGTTGTCATGATCACAAGTTTGACCCGATTCCGACGCGCGACTATTACGCAATTCAGGCCGTTTTCGCTTCAACGCAGTTCGCCGACAGGGATCTTGAATTTCAGCCCGTAGAGGATCCGGGAGATATTACGTTCGACAGAAGCACCCTGCGCACACAGATTAAATCCTACGAAGCAAGCCTGGCAGCGATTCATCAAAAGAATGTTCAGGCGGAACGGGACTGGTATGCGGAACGCGGACTTCCGTACGTGGCACGCAGCGAGATCAAAAAGAATTCAATTCCGCCGGATCAAATAGCGCCACGCCACCTCGGATTAACGACGGAGGACTTTGGTTTCGAACGTGTGTGTCGAAAGAATCTTGTCCGCCACCGGTGGGAGCTGGATCGTTACCAACCCATCGCATTTTCCGTCTACAGCGGAGAAAATATCGACCTCAGGTCGGTTTCAAGTCGGATTTCACTCCCCGAAAACCTGGGATCACCCGCTGATCCGCCCGTCACTCATATCCTTATCGGAGGCAGCCTTGATGCACCGACAGAAGCCGTCACTCCGGGCGTACTAAGCTGTCTCCAGCAGACATTGACGCCCGTTGAAGCGAGTCGTGGCGGACTACGGAATGTCGGTTTCACAATCCCCGACACCATGAATGGACGACGCGCTGCACTGGCTGACTGGATTGCTTCGCCATCGAACGTCCTGGCAATGCGGTCGATTGTCAACCGAGTTTGGGCATGGCATTTCGGTCAGGGAATCGCCGGAAATCCAAACAACTTTGGACAAACCGGCCGGCATCCGACTCATCCCGAGTTGCTCGACTGGCTTGTCAAACAATTCATCAAAGACGAAATGCGATTCAAATCACTCCATCGACACATACTGCTGTCCGAAACCTGGCGGAGATCATCCAGCCATCCAGACCCGCGGAGCGTTCAGCAACTTGACCCGAACAACACGTCTCTTGCAGTATTTCGGGTAAGACGGCTTGAGGCGGAAGAGATGAGGGACTCGATACTGCACGTGAGTGGTGAATTAAATCTCCGGATGGGCGGGGTGCCGGTTCGGCCGGAAATCAACATGGAAGCAGCTTTACAGCCAAGACAGATCATGGGCACCTACGCGCCAGCCTGGCAACCGTCCGCTCGGCCGGAACAGAGGCATCGCCGGAGCATTTATGCGATGAAAGTTCGTGGTTTAAAGGACCCGACGATGGATGTGTTTAACCAGCCATCGCCCGATTTATCGTGTGAGCGCCGGGAGACGTCGACCGTGACTCCCCAGGCATTCGCGATGATGAACTCCAGCGACATGCAGAACCGCGCCATCGCCTGGGCGGCTGAGTTGCTGAGTTCTGACGGCCGAGATGAGCCCACAACGCTGGACGATGGACAAATTCTCGAAAAGGCCTTCCTTACAGCGTTTGGGCGGCGGCCGGATATTCTTGAGTCGAACGAATGCCTTAGCCATTGGCGCAAAATGACACGACGACACGAATCTTTGTCGTATGCGGCAATCAATCCGCCCGTTCAGATTACTCGTCAAGCCATTGAAGAAATGAACGGCGAACCGTTCACTTTTACAGAACTGCTGGAATCGAACCGACACTTCGTCGCAGACCTCCAATTTGCGGATTGCGACGCACGCACCCGAGGACTGGCTGAGGTTTGCCTGGTTCTTCTGAACAGTAATGAATTTGTGTATATCGATTAG
- a CDS encoding serine/threonine-protein kinase, whose amino-acid sequence MAENTNINLSDTDRDLPKHVKNGFMRYKDFKPLTQGGEAILRTCVDENLGRTVVMKTLQPQFQNLDTYQKRFLREARVTSQIPHPATIPVYELSRDSEGNPYFTMKKLGGRDLCDILDHIAEGHEPTKSQFSRDQLINVLVHVAQCLSFSHSRGVVHRDMKPANIMIGEYGEVMVLDWGLAKVWDMDDDDEVDKLIRSGQQRIAGRLTGKGDVQGTPFYMSPEQATETGDVDERTDIYNMGIILFEVLTGESYMSGKNFKEIKRKILEDPIREPAKVAPRNGISPELNAICVKALQKEPKDRYSKMSLMMEDLRASLLGNPVSVYSEPTVVKLLKWRDRKVLSAASVVWMVIGVLCTLAIQYIVGYLT is encoded by the coding sequence GTGGCCGAGAATACAAATATCAACCTATCCGACACCGACCGCGACCTGCCGAAGCACGTGAAAAACGGCTTTATGCGGTACAAAGACTTTAAGCCGCTGACACAGGGAGGTGAAGCGATTCTGCGGACCTGCGTTGATGAAAATCTTGGTCGGACCGTGGTTATGAAGACACTTCAGCCACAGTTCCAGAATCTGGACACGTACCAGAAGCGATTTCTTCGAGAAGCTCGCGTGACTTCGCAGATTCCGCACCCGGCGACCATCCCGGTCTATGAACTCAGTCGGGATTCGGAAGGAAATCCGTACTTCACGATGAAGAAGCTCGGAGGACGGGACCTCTGCGACATCCTCGATCACATCGCAGAAGGACATGAACCCACGAAAAGCCAGTTCAGCCGGGATCAGTTGATTAACGTTCTGGTCCATGTTGCTCAATGCCTTTCGTTCTCACATTCGCGCGGTGTTGTGCACCGGGACATGAAACCCGCAAACATCATGATTGGTGAATACGGTGAAGTGATGGTTCTGGACTGGGGGCTTGCCAAGGTCTGGGACATGGACGATGACGACGAAGTCGACAAACTCATCCGCAGTGGACAGCAGCGGATTGCGGGACGATTGACGGGCAAAGGTGACGTTCAGGGAACACCTTTTTACATGTCGCCCGAACAGGCCACTGAAACCGGAGACGTCGACGAACGGACCGATATCTACAACATGGGGATTATCCTTTTTGAAGTTCTGACAGGCGAAAGCTACATGTCGGGTAAGAACTTCAAGGAAATCAAGCGCAAGATCCTCGAAGATCCCATCCGGGAGCCGGCCAAAGTTGCACCCAGGAATGGCATCTCTCCGGAATTGAACGCCATTTGTGTCAAAGCTCTGCAGAAAGAACCGAAGGATCGTTATTCGAAAATGAGCCTGATGATGGAAGACTTACGAGCCTCGCTTCTCGGAAATCCGGTTTCCGTCTACTCAGAACCAACCGTGGTCAAACTTCTGAAATGGCGTGATCGCAAGGTGCTGAGTGCTGCTTCTGTGGTCTGGATGGTGATTGGAGTACTTTGTACTCTCGCAATTCAGTACATCGTTGGATATCTGACGTAG